Proteins encoded by one window of Planktothrix tepida PCC 9214:
- a CDS encoding DUF751 family protein: MQDFFQNISRYPRYFITFTLGIFFFLFERLKPLLNRPVTAIALVSLLFSVFAFTFFTLRAMLGLNPV, encoded by the coding sequence ATGCAAGACTTTTTTCAAAACATTTCGCGCTATCCCCGTTATTTTATTACCTTCACCCTGGGAATTTTCTTTTTCCTGTTTGAACGCCTAAAACCCCTTTTAAATCGTCCGGTAACAGCAATTGCACTCGTTAGTTTACTATTTAGTGTTTTTGCTTTTACCTTTTTTACCTTACGCGCAATGTTAGGCTTAAACCCGGTTTAA
- a CDS encoding photosystem I reaction center protein subunit XI, with protein sequence MAELIKPYNGDPFVGNLSTPISDSDFTRAFIGNLPAYRKGLSPLLRGLEVGMAHGYFLVGPWIKLGPLRDHPSAANLGGLISGIALILIATICLSAYGLVSFQKSSSDSGDSLQTSEGWSQFAGGFFVGAMGGAVVAFFLLENFGIVDAIFRGLVNS encoded by the coding sequence ATGGCAGAATTGATTAAACCCTATAACGGTGATCCGTTTGTCGGCAACTTGTCCACTCCGATTAGCGATTCTGATTTTACCCGTGCATTTATCGGGAACTTACCCGCTTACCGTAAAGGCTTATCTCCTTTACTGCGTGGCTTAGAAGTCGGTATGGCACATGGTTACTTTTTAGTCGGGCCTTGGATCAAACTTGGGCCATTACGGGATCATCCCAGCGCGGCTAATTTAGGGGGATTAATCTCAGGCATTGCGTTAATTCTAATTGCCACGATTTGTTTATCTGCCTACGGATTAGTTTCTTTCCAAAAAAGCAGTTCAGACTCCGGCGATTCTTTGCAAACCTCTGAAGGTTGGAGTCAGTTTGCTGGCGGTTTCTTCGTCGGTGCAATGGGTGGGGCTGTTGTCGCCTTTTTCCTGCTGGAAAACTTTGGCATCGTTGATGCGATTTTCCGGGGCTTGGTCAATAGCTAA
- a CDS encoding HPP family protein — MMQTGFLVVLWQRCKHQLSLLSVSKSDQELIQGKPSIRLQKGVSKFLGNTRRHRRLRVYVRRSHKLGCAYQPRFSYIQVLLSWLGSFVGIAALAYLSTYSHYPLIAAPMGATAVLVFGVPDSPLAQPRNVIGGNFWGALVSILSVQFFGTAPWVMALAVATTIKLMKLTRTIHPPSGAVALIGVMSGVSWKFLFTPVLAGSVIIVLWTFVFNNVAPGRSYPKHWL; from the coding sequence ATGATGCAGACTGGTTTTCTAGTAGTTTTATGGCAACGCTGCAAGCATCAGTTATCCCTACTTTCCGTCTCCAAAAGTGATCAAGAACTGATTCAGGGAAAGCCATCAATCCGTCTTCAAAAGGGCGTTTCTAAGTTTTTAGGTAATACTAGGAGACATCGACGGTTGAGAGTTTATGTCAGGCGATCGCATAAATTGGGTTGTGCCTATCAACCTCGGTTTTCCTATATTCAAGTGTTACTCTCTTGGCTCGGCAGTTTTGTGGGAATCGCAGCCCTGGCTTATCTTTCCACCTATAGCCATTATCCATTGATTGCAGCCCCGATGGGCGCGACGGCGGTTTTGGTGTTTGGAGTGCCGGATAGTCCCTTGGCTCAACCGCGAAACGTGATTGGGGGTAATTTTTGGGGGGCATTGGTTTCGATTTTATCGGTGCAATTTTTCGGTACGGCTCCTTGGGTAATGGCTTTAGCCGTTGCAACGACGATTAAGCTGATGAAACTAACGCGAACCATTCATCCGCCGTCGGGTGCGGTGGCGTTGATTGGTGTGATGAGTGGTGTATCGTGGAAGTTCTTATTCACTCCTGTATTAGCGGGATCGGTTATTATTGTTCTCTGGACTTTTGTGTTTAATAACGTTGCACCAGGTAGAAGTTATCCTAAACACTGGCTCTAA
- a CDS encoding photosystem I reaction center subunit VIII translates to MTGAYAASFLPWILIPVVCWLLPIVAMGLLFIHIESDA, encoded by the coding sequence ATGACCGGAGCATACGCAGCTTCTTTTTTACCTTGGATTTTAATTCCTGTGGTTTGCTGGTTATTGCCAATTGTGGCAATGGGTTTATTATTCATCCACATTGAAAGCGACGCCTAG
- a CDS encoding FAD-dependent oxidoreductase encodes MVNFTKIYDVLIVGAGPVGLATALGLRQRGIHNILVIDQTHNFRPVGQVLDILPNGLKALNCIQAQAYEAIAAAGIRFSPANFSPNNQPKISPEWVQKNTNGERISAIPLSFEHWFNLYGEGRVSMAWYELQTCLRNLLPENLVKVNHRCVNVVDEPELGCVRINSICDRKIEANPYAHWEKEQPQNHLSSEDLEPLNPSCQLQSFRAKIVIAADGINSRIRQVLYENTPYQPVAKPEYSGFSAIGCTHITDIPPSLRTELEETFFSDCRIVTVIQDKITPNCQSLDKPRMILLNRPTGEIGYLLHAALPLDTLEKSSGNSLINLAITDLKKANFPDSLQKLVSLSSLKTLYKRPYYIHRVTISNQPKFPSSAHLYVPDSDVEIQPFWSQGRVVLVGDAIHGMPPFAAQGVNQGFEDALVIVTLLEQLAKNNHWNHSDKITQCFQTYEEFRRPFMAKIQQATLERLEWSETQLLEYNQAVYGRNFQDIIQQLKASG; translated from the coding sequence ATGGTAAATTTTACTAAAATTTATGATGTTTTAATTGTCGGCGCTGGGCCAGTTGGATTAGCAACAGCACTGGGTTTGCGTCAACGAGGAATTCACAATATTTTAGTCATTGATCAAACTCATAATTTTCGTCCGGTGGGTCAAGTTTTAGATATTCTTCCTAATGGTTTAAAAGCCTTAAATTGTATTCAAGCTCAAGCTTATGAAGCCATAGCAGCAGCCGGAATAAGGTTTTCGCCTGCGAATTTTAGTCCCAATAATCAGCCTAAAATTTCGCCAGAATGGGTACAAAAAAATACCAACGGAGAACGGATTTCAGCAATTCCCTTAAGTTTTGAACATTGGTTTAATCTCTATGGAGAAGGTCGAGTTTCTATGGCTTGGTATGAGTTACAAACCTGTTTAAGAAACTTGCTTCCTGAAAATCTAGTTAAAGTCAATCATCGTTGTGTTAATGTAGTAGATGAGCCAGAATTAGGCTGTGTTAGAATAAATAGTATTTGTGATCGAAAAATCGAAGCCAATCCCTATGCTCATTGGGAAAAAGAACAGCCTCAAAATCATCTTAGTTCTGAAGATTTAGAACCGTTAAACCCATCCTGTCAACTCCAATCATTTCGAGCAAAAATTGTGATAGCTGCGGATGGAATTAACTCTAGGATTCGTCAAGTTTTATATGAGAATACACCCTACCAACCTGTCGCTAAACCTGAATATTCTGGGTTTTCGGCGATTGGATGTACACACATCACTGACATTCCCCCATCCTTAAGAACAGAACTAGAAGAAACCTTTTTTTCTGATTGTCGAATTGTTACCGTAATTCAGGATAAAATTACTCCAAATTGTCAGAGTTTAGACAAACCTAGAATGATTTTGCTCAATAGACCAACGGGTGAAATCGGCTATCTTCTCCATGCTGCTTTACCTTTAGATACTCTGGAAAAAAGTTCAGGAAATTCATTAATTAATTTAGCCATAACCGATTTAAAAAAAGCCAATTTCCCCGATAGTCTTCAAAAGTTAGTGAGTTTATCTTCCCTGAAAACCCTATACAAACGTCCCTATTATATTCATCGAGTTACAATTTCTAATCAACCCAAATTTCCCTCATCTGCTCATCTTTATGTTCCTGATTCTGATGTAGAAATACAACCTTTTTGGAGTCAAGGACGAGTCGTATTAGTTGGGGATGCGATTCATGGAATGCCGCCTTTTGCGGCTCAAGGCGTTAATCAGGGATTTGAAGATGCTTTAGTAATTGTTACTTTACTTGAGCAATTAGCTAAAAATAATCATTGGAATCATTCTGATAAAATCACACAATGTTTTCAAACCTACGAAGAATTTCGCCGTCCTTTTATGGCTAAAATTCAACAAGCAACCTTAGAACGATTGGAATGGTCAGAAACACAATTATTGGAATATAACCAAGCGGTTTATGGAAGAAATTTTCAGGATATTATTCAACAGCTTAAAGCATCAGGTTAG
- a CDS encoding GumC family protein → MTLPIIKRYLIAFENYKLAGFATFIVALGASGAAAMLMETPPTPPYKATGLMTGQSSPVIFSKTGEIIQQQGQQLSSEMLLPRSVIEPLLKEFNLVPDDLKKKLAIKLEPGVPGGKDAPGTPMKITISYQDPKRERAVMFVNTLMKKMQEQSRIINTQQLNSIITAIQERLKPSEAELRKAEKELENYDKREGATILTLESGSLPAAILANEQQQKDIKLQLEALNAQLASLESQLGLNVDQAFVSQALASDPIIAQLRVQLYEIESQLAVLRKDYRDQHPLVADLVKRQQAAEQQLQERAAEVLGGDGIAAPLRQVDQIRVDSSLDPTRQQLAQNLIALKTQKETLEQQLKASIKTGEDLKQNYATIPNKQMEKQRLEQQVAYKKALYDQMQAKLVDAQAAEAETTSSLAIAKEAEAPDVETPKAMSMALILAMGGLGGVLGGAVIIFVLGMLSGKFYTWEEIQGAFKEREVPLLGVVPTVFLFSEEDHLPLLLKPHSAYLEFYEKVRSNLQRAGNKSPKIILITSVGTSEGKTLSAYNLAIASARSGKRTLLIEADFRSPSEVNSLGLALDPQSFIEPLQYYGDLYGCIRLVPNVSNLSVIPSPGPVRQPSTLLESSEFRRLLEEVRYRFDFVVIDSPCFNGNNDVLTLEPYTDGMVMVARPIYTPSGLLGEITDKLMDTEDEDPKKYRPRLLGAIVNGADIYVDDHTEENTYETEQMIKDKPPVQPALKSKTPSPQKRLPAKVRN, encoded by the coding sequence ATGACTTTACCCATTATTAAACGATATTTAATCGCTTTTGAAAACTATAAATTAGCGGGTTTTGCAACCTTTATTGTGGCGTTAGGGGCATCAGGAGCCGCTGCAATGTTGATGGAAACCCCTCCAACTCCTCCCTATAAAGCTACGGGTTTGATGACAGGTCAAAGTAGTCCTGTTATTTTTTCTAAAACCGGTGAAATTATTCAACAACAAGGACAACAATTATCTTCGGAAATGTTGCTTCCTAGGAGTGTGATAGAACCGCTTCTTAAAGAATTTAATCTTGTCCCGGATGACTTGAAAAAAAAATTAGCGATTAAACTAGAGCCAGGCGTTCCAGGAGGGAAAGATGCTCCCGGAACTCCGATGAAAATTACGATTTCTTATCAAGATCCTAAACGAGAACGAGCCGTAATGTTTGTCAATACCCTGATGAAAAAAATGCAGGAACAAAGCCGGATTATTAATACTCAACAATTGAATAGTATTATTACAGCAATTCAAGAACGATTAAAACCATCCGAAGCAGAACTGAGAAAGGCAGAAAAAGAGTTGGAAAATTATGATAAGCGCGAAGGGGCAACAATTTTAACATTAGAAAGTGGCTCTTTACCTGCCGCTATTTTAGCAAATGAACAGCAGCAAAAGGATATTAAATTACAGCTAGAAGCTCTGAATGCTCAACTTGCTAGTTTAGAATCTCAATTGGGTTTAAATGTTGATCAAGCTTTTGTTTCCCAAGCCTTAGCATCTGATCCAATTATTGCTCAATTACGGGTTCAATTGTATGAAATTGAATCCCAATTAGCCGTTTTACGCAAAGATTATCGAGATCAACATCCCCTAGTAGCGGACTTAGTAAAACGTCAACAAGCTGCTGAACAACAGTTACAAGAGCGCGCCGCCGAAGTGTTAGGAGGAGATGGAATTGCAGCCCCTTTACGACAAGTTGATCAAATTCGAGTCGATTCCTCTCTCGATCCCACCCGTCAACAATTAGCTCAAAATTTGATAGCCCTTAAAACTCAAAAAGAAACCTTAGAACAACAATTAAAAGCCTCGATCAAAACCGGAGAAGATTTAAAGCAAAATTATGCCACAATTCCCAACAAACAAATGGAAAAACAACGCCTAGAACAGCAGGTTGCTTATAAAAAAGCATTGTATGATCAAATGCAAGCCAAGTTAGTGGATGCTCAAGCTGCTGAAGCCGAAACAACCAGTAGTTTAGCGATCGCTAAAGAAGCAGAAGCCCCCGATGTGGAAACCCCCAAAGCGATGAGTATGGCTTTAATTTTGGCAATGGGAGGACTTGGTGGTGTTCTAGGGGGTGCGGTGATTATTTTTGTCTTAGGAATGCTAAGTGGAAAATTCTATACTTGGGAAGAAATTCAGGGGGCATTTAAAGAACGTGAAGTTCCCCTTTTGGGTGTGGTTCCAACGGTGTTTTTATTCTCAGAGGAAGATCATCTCCCTTTATTATTGAAACCCCATTCTGCTTATCTGGAATTTTATGAAAAAGTCCGTAGTAATTTGCAACGGGCAGGAAATAAATCTCCAAAAATAATTTTAATTACCAGTGTCGGAACTTCTGAAGGAAAAACGTTAAGTGCTTATAATTTAGCGATCGCTTCGGCTCGTAGTGGTAAACGCACGTTATTAATTGAAGCCGATTTTCGCTCGCCTTCTGAAGTCAATTCCTTGGGATTAGCTCTTGATCCTCAAAGTTTCATTGAACCCTTGCAATATTATGGGGATTTATATGGTTGTATTCGTTTAGTTCCTAATGTCAGTAACTTGTCTGTGATTCCTAGTCCAGGGCCAGTGCGTCAACCCTCAACCCTTCTCGAATCAAGTGAATTTCGACGTCTTTTGGAAGAGGTGCGTTATCGATTTGATTTTGTGGTGATTGATAGTCCTTGTTTCAATGGTAATAATGATGTCTTAACGTTAGAACCCTATACCGATGGCATGGTGATGGTCGCTCGTCCCATTTATACCCCATCGGGGTTATTAGGAGAAATCACAGACAAATTAATGGATACCGAGGATGAAGATCCTAAAAAATATCGTCCGCGACTCTTGGGAGCCATTGTGAATGGGGCTGATATTTACGTTGATGACCATACCGAAGAAAACACCTATGAAACCGAACAAATGATCAAAGATAAACCTCCTGTGCAACCTGCACTGAAGTCGAAAACACCTTCTCCTCAGAAACGATTACCGGCTAAGGTACGGAATTGA
- a CDS encoding response regulator transcription factor — MDILIVEDEPEIARLIQHTLEAEGFSCQIANNGLAALQKFQELQPDLIILDLMIPGLDGLEVCARIRQKPGQKDPYILMLTAKGEELDRIIGLSTGADDYFVKPFSPRELVARVRALLRRSLRQGGQQNQMYQTPHFLVDLDQRSASRQLESGDTENLDLTTLEFNLLSTFLSYPGRVWSRTQLIDKLWGDDFFGDERVVDTHVARLRKKIEPDPSHPSFIKTVTGVGYKFEDAN, encoded by the coding sequence ATGGATATTTTAATTGTTGAGGATGAACCCGAAATTGCCCGATTAATTCAGCACACCTTAGAAGCTGAAGGATTTTCTTGTCAAATTGCGAATAATGGATTAGCCGCTTTACAAAAATTTCAAGAATTGCAACCGGATTTAATTATCTTAGATTTAATGATTCCGGGGTTAGATGGATTAGAAGTTTGTGCTAGAATTCGCCAAAAACCCGGACAAAAAGATCCGTATATTTTAATGTTAACGGCTAAAGGAGAAGAACTGGATCGAATTATTGGTTTATCGACCGGGGCGGATGATTATTTTGTAAAACCCTTTAGTCCGAGGGAATTAGTGGCTAGAGTCAGAGCTTTATTAAGACGAAGTTTGCGCCAAGGGGGTCAACAAAATCAAATGTATCAAACCCCCCATTTTTTAGTCGATTTAGATCAAAGAAGCGCCAGCCGTCAATTAGAATCAGGGGATACGGAAAATTTAGATTTAACCACGTTAGAGTTTAATTTATTATCTACATTCCTAAGTTATCCGGGTCGGGTTTGGAGTCGTACCCAACTGATTGATAAACTTTGGGGGGATGATTTTTTTGGCGATGAACGGGTTGTCGATACCCATGTCGCCAGACTGCGTAAAAAAATTGAACCTGACCCCTCCCACCCCAGTTTTATTAAAACTGTCACGGGGGTAGGATATAAATTTGAAGATGCCAATTAA
- a CDS encoding peptidylprolyl isomerase, with the protein MADQPKLTSSATVIMVVEGLPITIQVDGANAPITAGNFVDLVERDVYDNTIFHRVVLEPQPFVVQGGDPQSKNPNVDPSVLGTGGFVDPTTGQVRNIPLEIKPQGATEPLYSKTFQEAGITVPPVLSNVQGSIAMARAQGTDTASSQFYINLADNSTNLDGKYAVFGNVVQGFDIVTQIRQGNRLLDAEVVDGIIPSRVSGVINDVNILNAFINTINRASLPLSYAYPRNLDADNVITMTPEITQNNPRGLLTGGGNDLVTGSTAQDVINGNQGNDSLNGNDGNDYILGGKDNDSLTGGKGDDILNGNRGNDTIFGGAGSDFLRGGQDNDSLNGNEGNDFLIGDLGTDTLTGEGGADIFMLRGDEATKVFDVNLADIITDFKVAEGDKIHILDTIPLANLSFTASGNDTVIRVANSGILGVVKNVQPSVVQTGIVITSPTDLALTIG; encoded by the coding sequence ATGGCTGATCAACCCAAATTAACCAGTTCGGCGACCGTGATTATGGTAGTTGAAGGTTTACCTATTACCATTCAAGTTGATGGTGCTAATGCACCCATAACGGCTGGAAATTTTGTAGATTTAGTTGAACGAGATGTCTATGATAACACCATCTTTCATCGTGTTGTTTTAGAACCCCAACCTTTTGTTGTTCAAGGTGGCGACCCCCAAAGTAAAAATCCGAATGTTGATCCCAGTGTTTTAGGAACGGGAGGTTTTGTTGATCCCACCACAGGTCAAGTCCGAAATATTCCCTTAGAAATTAAACCTCAAGGGGCTACAGAACCTCTGTATAGTAAAACCTTTCAAGAAGCAGGAATTACCGTTCCTCCAGTATTAAGTAATGTACAAGGTTCTATTGCCATGGCGCGAGCGCAAGGAACCGATACGGCTTCATCACAATTCTATATTAATTTAGCGGATAATTCCACCAATTTAGATGGGAAGTATGCCGTATTTGGAAATGTTGTTCAAGGCTTTGATATCGTCACACAAATTCGACAAGGAAATAGACTTTTAGACGCAGAAGTGGTTGATGGAATTATACCGAGTCGTGTTTCTGGAGTGATTAACGATGTCAATATTCTCAACGCATTTATTAATACCATCAATCGTGCAAGTCTGCCTTTAAGTTATGCCTATCCTCGTAATTTGGATGCGGATAATGTCATAACAATGACCCCAGAAATTACCCAAAATAATCCTCGTGGATTATTAACTGGAGGGGGGAATGATCTGGTGACAGGTTCCACAGCACAAGATGTTATTAATGGCAATCAAGGCAATGATTCTCTCAATGGAAATGATGGAAATGATTATATTCTGGGAGGAAAAGATAATGATAGTCTGACAGGAGGAAAAGGGGATGATATTTTGAATGGAAATCGAGGAAATGATACGATTTTTGGAGGGGCTGGTTCAGATTTTCTTCGAGGTGGACAGGATAATGATAGCTTAAATGGAAATGAGGGCAATGATTTTCTAATCGGAGATTTAGGAACAGATACTTTAACCGGAGAAGGGGGGGCTGATATTTTTATGTTGCGGGGGGATGAAGCAACAAAAGTTTTTGATGTCAATTTAGCCGATATCATCACAGACTTTAAAGTTGCAGAAGGAGATAAAATTCATATCCTTGATACAATTCCTTTGGCTAACTTGAGTTTTACTGCATCAGGAAATGACACAGTAATTCGTGTGGCTAATTCGGGTATTTTAGGCGTTGTTAAAAATGTTCAACCGAGCGTTGTACAAACGGGAATTGTGATTACATCTCCTACAGATTTAGCCTTAACCATTGGTTAA
- a CDS encoding MarR family winged helix-turn-helix transcriptional regulator, with translation MMNHSDQGSTEQRILVGLSKISLALKSQSWQDAGQHGVSPTQAQILSLLQAKGDEGMRLAAVAEGLAVTPATASDAVRVLDEKGLVQKMRSPQDGRAITITLTPKGQKLAAQTSCWSDLLLDAVGELSELEQTVFLRGLIKMIRKLQEAGQIPISKMCVTCRFFQPNRYPGSDQPHHCDLVDAPFGDRNLHLECSEQIEAAVDRTTLDKSVKKK, from the coding sequence ATGATGAATCATTCTGATCAGGGCTCAACAGAACAACGTATTCTTGTCGGGCTTTCTAAGATTAGTCTAGCCCTCAAAAGTCAATCCTGGCAGGATGCTGGACAACATGGAGTTTCACCCACCCAAGCCCAAATTTTATCGTTGTTACAAGCCAAAGGCGATGAGGGAATGCGTTTGGCTGCTGTAGCAGAGGGTTTAGCCGTTACCCCAGCGACTGCTAGTGATGCGGTGCGGGTATTGGATGAGAAAGGTTTGGTGCAAAAAATGCGATCGCCCCAGGATGGACGAGCCATCACGATTACCCTCACTCCAAAAGGCCAAAAGCTGGCTGCACAAACGTCTTGCTGGTCTGATTTATTGTTGGATGCGGTAGGAGAACTATCGGAACTCGAGCAGACCGTTTTCTTACGCGGATTAATTAAAATGATTCGTAAGTTGCAAGAAGCAGGTCAAATTCCGATCTCCAAAATGTGTGTAACTTGTCGATTTTTCCAACCGAATCGTTATCCGGGAAGTGATCAACCCCACCATTGTGATTTGGTCGATGCACCCTTTGGCGATCGCAACCTGCACCTGGAATGTTCTGAGCAGATTGAGGCTGCTGTAGATCGGACAACATTAGATAAATCAGTTAAAAAGAAATGA
- a CDS encoding peroxiredoxin, producing the protein MISRRLFFSFLLSVGLAVFSLNSTSPAWALGGKLPNLNQPAPNFTLPTNSGEGKISLSDYHGQWVVLYFYPKDFTSGCTLEARRFQQDLPKYFAKNTQILGVSADDIQSHAEFCDSEGLKFPLLADVDGTVSKAYGSWLNFISMRHTFIIDPDGILRERFLGVNPAIHSQEVLARLDELQQTI; encoded by the coding sequence ATGATATCTCGTCGTTTATTTTTCAGTTTCCTTTTATCTGTCGGTTTAGCGGTTTTTAGTTTGAACTCTACTTCGCCGGCTTGGGCGTTAGGAGGGAAACTTCCCAACTTAAATCAACCGGCTCCTAATTTTACCTTACCCACCAATAGTGGAGAAGGAAAAATTTCTTTATCAGATTATCACGGACAATGGGTTGTTCTCTATTTTTATCCGAAAGATTTTACCTCTGGCTGTACTTTAGAAGCCCGTCGTTTTCAACAGGACTTACCTAAATATTTCGCTAAAAATACACAAATTTTAGGGGTGAGTGCTGATGATATTCAATCCCATGCTGAGTTTTGTGACTCGGAGGGGTTAAAATTTCCTCTACTGGCAGATGTTGATGGAACTGTCAGTAAAGCCTATGGTTCTTGGCTCAATTTTATCTCAATGCGTCATACTTTTATTATCGATCCTGATGGGATTTTAAGAGAAAGATTTCTAGGCGTTAATCCTGCTATTCATAGTCAAGAAGTTTTAGCTCGGTTGGATGAATTACAACAAACAATTTAG
- the rlmN gene encoding 23S rRNA (adenine(2503)-C(2))-methyltransferase RlmN has translation MITVNSTLTPLLGSSLEQLTDWVQQQGQPAYRGKQLYDWIYQKGAKSLGEITVFPKQWRETVGNVEIGRSNIHYKAIAPDKTIKYLLKLADGQIIETVGIPTEKRLTVCVSSQVGCPMACDFCATGKGGFTRNLEAYEIIDQVLTVQEDFQRRVSHIVFMGMGEPLLNINNVVAAIKSLNQDVGIGQRMMTVSTVGLRGKIRELAEYDLQVTLAVSLHASYQNIREQLIPSAKTYPLSQLFVECRDYVKLTGRRISFEYILLAGLNDLPEHAIELASQLRGFQSHVNLIPYNPIQEVDYKRPDTQRIHEFMDILKQRNIAVSVRYSRGLEADAACGQLRASKV, from the coding sequence ATGATTACTGTAAACTCGACATTAACTCCCCTATTAGGGTCATCTTTAGAACAACTCACCGACTGGGTACAACAACAGGGACAACCCGCCTATCGGGGTAAGCAATTATATGATTGGATTTATCAGAAAGGGGCGAAATCTTTAGGGGAAATTACCGTATTTCCGAAACAATGGCGCGAGACCGTTGGTAATGTTGAGATTGGTCGATCTAATATTCATTATAAAGCGATCGCTCCCGATAAAACCATTAAATATTTATTAAAATTAGCCGATGGTCAAATTATTGAAACTGTAGGAATTCCCACCGAAAAACGCTTAACAGTTTGTGTGTCTTCCCAAGTCGGTTGTCCGATGGCGTGCGATTTTTGTGCGACGGGAAAAGGCGGTTTTACTCGCAATTTAGAAGCTTATGAAATTATTGATCAAGTGTTAACCGTCCAGGAAGATTTTCAACGGCGAGTCAGTCATATTGTGTTTATGGGAATGGGAGAACCGTTATTAAATATTAATAATGTCGTTGCGGCGATTAAATCCCTCAATCAAGATGTGGGAATTGGACAACGAATGATGACGGTTTCTACGGTGGGTTTACGAGGAAAAATTCGAGAATTAGCAGAATATGATTTACAAGTCACATTAGCCGTTAGTTTACACGCTTCCTATCAAAATATTCGAGAACAATTAATCCCCAGCGCCAAAACCTATCCTCTATCTCAATTATTTGTTGAATGTCGAGACTATGTAAAATTAACCGGAAGAAGAATCAGTTTTGAATATATTTTGTTAGCGGGATTAAATGATTTACCCGAACACGCTATTGAATTAGCGAGTCAATTAAGAGGGTTTCAAAGTCATGTTAATTTAATTCCCTATAACCCGATTCAAGAAGTTGACTATAAACGACCGGATACCCAACGCATTCATGAGTTTATGGATATCCTTAAACAGCGTAATATAGCGGTGAGTGTGCGTTATTCCAGAGGATTAGAGGCGGATGCAGCTTGTGGACAATTACGCGCTTCTAAGGTTTAA